In Candidatus Thermoplasmatota archaeon, the following proteins share a genomic window:
- a CDS encoding mRNA surveillance protein pelota, whose product MRLVHKDLKHGEIKLVPENLDDIWHLYNIIDEGDLVRAVTFRTSEQKDDKIRSKKTEKKRMKLGIRVKEVKFHEFSDRLRVLGVIEEGPQNLGSYHTFNIEAEQIEPITIVKEEWKDHQLKRIEEAVKLSYQPIVVFVSLDDDSATVAVLRQSGVQWIADIDSKRSGKMYESEDKTNEYYGEIISLIKNYKKKDSPLVVVGPGFTKEHLIEYGKNKDKTLFEKCYSHGTSTAGMNGVQEAIKTGVVEKITKENRVVFETKLVEKLFEEIKKDGLATYGEKEVTGALNSGAVERLLVSDFIIRTTNGEELLKLAKKTNSEFTIINSMNEAGKKLEGLGGIAALLRFKI is encoded by the coding sequence GTGAGGTTAGTCCATAAGGATCTAAAACATGGTGAGATAAAGCTTGTGCCAGAGAACCTTGATGATATCTGGCATCTTTACAACATAATAGATGAGGGTGATCTAGTTAGGGCTGTTACTTTTAGGACTAGTGAGCAGAAGGATGATAAGATACGTTCTAAGAAAACAGAGAAGAAACGTATGAAACTAGGCATTAGGGTTAAGGAGGTAAAGTTTCATGAGTTCTCAGACAGGTTACGTGTACTAGGAGTTATAGAGGAAGGACCTCAGAACCTTGGTTCATACCATACGTTTAACATAGAGGCAGAGCAGATAGAACCAATCACGATAGTTAAAGAGGAATGGAAGGATCATCAGCTTAAACGCATAGAGGAGGCTGTGAAACTTAGTTACCAACCCATAGTGGTTTTTGTGTCACTTGATGATGACTCTGCTACTGTAGCTGTTCTCAGACAGAGTGGTGTACAATGGATCGCTGACATTGACTCTAAAAGATCTGGTAAGATGTACGAGAGTGAGGATAAAACAAATGAGTATTACGGTGAGATAATATCTCTGATTAAAAACTATAAGAAAAAGGATTCACCATTGGTTGTAGTAGGACCAGGTTTCACAAAAGAACATCTCATAGAATATGGTAAAAACAAAGACAAAACACTTTTTGAAAAATGTTACTCACATGGGACTAGCACTGCTGGCATGAATGGTGTACAAGAAGCTATAAAAACAGGGGTTGTAGAAAAAATAACAAAAGAAAACAGGGTGGTTTTTGAGACGAAACTAGTTGAAAAACTTTTTGAGGAAATCAAAAAAGATGGGCTGGCAACCTACGGTGAAAAAGAGGTAACAGGGGCTTTGAATAGTGGTGCCGTAGAGAGATTGTTGGTGTCAGATTTTATTATTAGAACAACAAATGGTGAAGAACTGCTTAAGCTTGCAAAAAAAACAAACAGTGAATTCACCATAATAAATAGTATGAATGAGGCTGGTAAAAAACTAGAAGGACTTGGCGGGATAGCAGCACTGCTAAGATTTAAAATATGA
- the rqcH gene encoding ribosome rescue protein RqcH — MKRKLSSFDIYVIINELQELVGCYIDKIYQPTHYELIIRVSNSKTKQKENLFIRNGELICLTQKQIDAPVKPTNFSMVLRKHLLNGRISEITQHGFDRIIKLGTSKKEGNYLLVLEFFSDGNIILVDPDGKIVAPLTSQRWSIRTIKTHEKYMPPPEQVNPFDLTFEEFTEILSKSKVDLVRTLAVNVNLSGRYAEEVCRRADVDKNIKIKDLDEKDVKRIFAVLKKFLDLFRNKEFKPVLVKKDDEVVDVLPFEFKDYFDYSFEKIDSFARALDVFIDFEKEEKHEVSVKDKKIERLQRQLVQQQGSVVELEKKMNERKFEGDLIYLNFQQIDALLNEITEVLSHKDKDEGVERINRNEFVKNFDPLSNELVVLLKDKDGKSHEVSLDFRVNVAENANRKYDESKRLKDKLVGALESIEKTKEMIEFVEKQSFHEEKKRTRESGKRFWFEDFRWFISSDGNVVVGGRDAVSNDKVVKKYLREGDRYAHADVHGAPSCVIKSRNVNDELVPISDKTLEEACLFASVYSRAWKQFAEAQAYWVNPEQVSKTPESGEFLPRGAFVIRGKRNYCRCKLVMAVGVVKINGIRKVMGGPVDAVKKLSDKYVVLSPGDIKKSVVANRLARVFDVSTDVVDRVLPPGDLNVVETVGFRFDQGEI, encoded by the coding sequence ATGAAACGAAAGTTATCATCATTTGATATCTATGTAATAATCAATGAACTGCAGGAACTGGTTGGATGTTACATAGATAAAATCTATCAACCTACTCATTACGAGTTAATTATTAGAGTTAGCAATAGTAAGACTAAGCAGAAAGAGAATTTGTTTATCAGAAACGGGGAGCTTATATGTCTCACTCAGAAGCAAATAGATGCACCTGTGAAGCCAACTAATTTTTCTATGGTTTTACGTAAACATTTGCTCAATGGTAGAATCTCTGAGATAACACAACATGGATTTGATAGGATCATCAAGTTAGGTACCAGTAAAAAAGAGGGAAACTATCTTTTGGTTTTAGAGTTTTTTTCAGATGGTAACATAATACTAGTTGATCCTGATGGAAAAATTGTTGCTCCATTAACCTCTCAGCGTTGGTCTATTAGGACTATAAAAACGCATGAGAAATATATGCCTCCGCCAGAGCAGGTTAATCCATTTGATCTTACTTTTGAGGAGTTTACAGAGATATTGAGTAAAAGTAAGGTGGATCTTGTTAGAACATTGGCGGTTAATGTTAATCTCAGTGGGCGTTATGCTGAAGAGGTATGCAGGAGAGCAGATGTTGATAAAAACATAAAAATCAAGGATTTAGATGAAAAAGATGTTAAGAGGATTTTTGCGGTTTTAAAAAAGTTTTTGGATCTGTTTAGAAACAAAGAGTTCAAACCGGTTTTAGTTAAAAAAGATGATGAGGTAGTTGATGTTTTGCCTTTTGAGTTTAAGGATTATTTTGATTATAGTTTTGAAAAAATAGATAGTTTCGCTAGAGCGTTGGATGTTTTTATTGATTTTGAAAAAGAGGAGAAACATGAGGTTAGTGTGAAAGATAAAAAAATCGAGAGGCTGCAAAGACAGCTTGTTCAACAGCAGGGTTCTGTGGTTGAGCTGGAAAAAAAGATGAATGAGAGGAAGTTCGAGGGGGACCTTATTTACCTGAATTTTCAACAAATCGATGCTTTGCTGAATGAGATTACTGAGGTACTTAGTCATAAGGATAAAGATGAAGGGGTTGAACGTATTAACAGGAATGAGTTTGTTAAAAATTTTGATCCTTTGTCTAATGAGCTTGTTGTTTTACTTAAGGATAAAGATGGTAAGAGTCATGAGGTGAGTCTTGATTTTCGTGTTAATGTTGCTGAGAATGCTAATAGGAAATATGATGAGAGTAAAAGGTTGAAAGATAAGTTGGTTGGTGCGCTTGAGTCTATTGAGAAAACAAAGGAGATGATAGAATTTGTTGAAAAACAGTCGTTTCATGAGGAGAAAAAGAGGACTAGGGAGTCTGGTAAAAGGTTTTGGTTTGAGGATTTCAGGTGGTTTATCTCTAGTGATGGTAATGTTGTTGTTGGGGGTAGGGATGCTGTTAGTAATGATAAGGTTGTAAAAAAATATCTTAGGGAGGGGGATCGTTATGCTCATGCTGATGTCCATGGTGCTCCTAGTTGTGTGATTAAAAGCAGGAATGTTAACGATGAATTAGTTCCGATTTCTGATAAGACTCTTGAGGAGGCTTGTTTGTTTGCCTCTGTTTATTCTAGGGCTTGGAAGCAGTTTGCTGAGGCGCAGGCGTATTGGGTTAACCCTGAGCAGGTGAGTAAGACTCCTGAGAGTGGGGAGTTTCTGCCGCGTGGTGCTTTTGTTATACGTGGTAAAAGAAACTATTGTAGGTGTAAGCTTGTTATGGCTGTTGGTGTTGTGAAGATAAATGGGATTAGGAAGGTTATGGGTGGTCCTGTTGATGCTGTAAAAAAGTTGTCTGATAAATACGTGGTATTGAGTCCTGGTGATATAAAAAAAAGTGTTGTAGCTAATAGGTTGGCAAGGGTGTTTGATGTCTCAACTGATGTTGTTGATAGGGTTCTACCACCTGGTGATTTAAATGTTGTTGAAACAGTTGGATTCAGGTTTGATCAGGGGGAAATATAG